A single window of Bacteroidota bacterium DNA harbors:
- a CDS encoding LysE family transporter, with amino-acid sequence MTTDYLIKGLIIGFSIAAPVGPIGVLTIKRTLTEGRISGFVTGMGAALADAAYGAVAGFGLIAVSSFLISQEFVIKLIGGLFLLYLGVKSFISKPATKEAAVASKGLLNNFISTFFLTLTNPSTILSFIAIFAGLGLASTSANYFSSMAIVFGVFMGSAIWWFILSSIVSFFQSKITPDKLIWINRLSGLILGSFGLFALYSIR; translated from the coding sequence ATGACGACAGACTATTTAATTAAAGGATTAATAATTGGCTTTTCAATAGCAGCTCCGGTTGGACCAATAGGTGTATTGACCATTAAGCGAACATTGACAGAAGGACGAATTTCAGGTTTTGTTACCGGAATGGGTGCCGCATTAGCAGACGCAGCTTATGGCGCAGTGGCAGGATTTGGCTTAATTGCAGTTTCGTCTTTTTTAATCTCACAGGAATTTGTAATAAAACTTATTGGTGGCCTATTTTTATTGTACCTGGGCGTAAAGTCATTTATTAGCAAACCCGCTACAAAGGAAGCTGCCGTTGCAAGCAAAGGTCTTTTAAATAATTTTATTTCTACATTTTTCTTAACCCTTACCAATCCTTCTACCATATTATCGTTCATAGCTATTTTTGCCGGACTTGGATTAGCTTCTACCTCTGCAAACTACTTCTCCTCCATGGCTATTGTTTTTGGAGTGTTTATGGGTTCTGCTATTTGGTGGTTTATATTGAGTTCCATAGTTAGTTTTTTTCAATCTAAAATTACACCCGACAAACTGATTTGGATAAACAGACTTTCTGGTTTAATTTTAGGTTCATTTGGACTCTTCGCATTATACTCAATTAGGTAG
- a CDS encoding cyclic nucleotide-binding domain-containing protein: protein MQDILFDFISKYISLTEDEKNALVSLDLFRSVKKGSILLKEGQKSKESYFVIKGCIRTYYILDSEEKTTAFYTEMDTLTPPCVVNKTPSEYYISSTEDTMLLVSNIDMSVEVNSKFPKFDIMCRMLSEELLAKQRIDFDEFKTSSPEQRYLNLLQNRPDLIQRVPQHQLASYLGIKPQSLSRLRARLLEKKS, encoded by the coding sequence ATGCAAGACATACTATTTGACTTTATATCAAAATATATTTCGCTAACAGAAGATGAAAAGAACGCACTCGTTTCTTTGGACCTATTTCGCTCGGTAAAGAAAGGATCTATTTTACTCAAAGAAGGGCAAAAATCGAAGGAAAGCTACTTTGTTATAAAAGGCTGTATCCGCACCTATTATATTTTAGATAGTGAAGAAAAAACTACGGCTTTCTACACAGAAATGGATACTTTGACACCTCCTTGTGTAGTAAACAAAACTCCGTCCGAATATTATATAAGTTCTACAGAAGACACGATGCTTCTGGTTTCAAATATCGATATGTCAGTAGAAGTAAATAGTAAATTTCCAAAGTTTGATATCATGTGTAGAATGTTGTCAGAAGAATTGTTAGCTAAACAACGAATAGACTTTGACGAGTTTAAGACCTCCTCACCTGAACAACGATACCTAAACTTACTACAAAACAGACCTGACCTTATTCAGCGTGTGCCACAACACCAATTAGCGAGTTATTTAGGTATCAAACCTCAATCATTAAGCAGACTAAGAGCAAGACTACTTGAAAAAAAGAGTTAA
- a CDS encoding FRG domain-containing protein has protein sequence MTEPIKTITQFLENIEELTTKNEKLWFRGLESNKHKLCPSIFRPPFSSSNEEQFLNKFKSRAIPFIESNYQNYDYWHWLFLMQHHGVPTRLLDWSSSAITALAFAVLYRDGKYKDDDAVVWCLNPVILNDENRIRMKLSPTEIIPDITLKKELMPTYKFNPTGIVKYPIAITGPLNSARIVAQKGTFTLFPDTTAFNLEETDDSSSFLTKITISKESVENIKRQLSTLGVTESTIFPELPSLGLEIKREFIDSLNPLTNV, from the coding sequence ATGACAGAACCCATTAAGACAATAACACAATTCCTTGAAAATATCGAAGAATTGACAACTAAAAACGAAAAGCTTTGGTTTCGTGGTTTAGAGAGCAACAAGCATAAACTTTGTCCTTCTATTTTTAGACCGCCTTTTTCTTCATCAAACGAAGAACAATTTTTAAACAAATTTAAGTCAAGAGCAATCCCTTTTATAGAATCAAACTATCAAAACTATGACTATTGGCATTGGTTGTTTTTGATGCAACATCATGGAGTACCAACAAGACTTTTGGACTGGTCTTCAAGTGCTATAACAGCTTTAGCATTTGCAGTTTTATATCGTGATGGAAAATATAAAGATGATGATGCAGTAGTATGGTGTTTGAATCCAGTTATCTTAAACGATGAAAATCGTATCCGTATGAAATTGTCTCCAACAGAAATCATACCTGATATTACTCTCAAAAAGGAATTAATGCCAACCTACAAATTCAATCCTACTGGAATTGTTAAATATCCAATTGCAATCACAGGACCATTAAACAGTGCTAGAATTGTTGCACAAAAAGGAACATTTACATTATTTCCAGATACCACTGCTTTCAATCTTGAAGAAACAGATGACTCAAGTAGTTTTTTGACAAAAATTACTATTTCTAAAGAAAGTGTAGAAAATATAAAAAGACAGCTTTCAACTTTGGGGGTTACTGAGAGTACAATTTTCCCAGAACTTCCTAGCCTTGGACTTGAAATTAAAAGAGAATTTATTGATTCATTAAATCCACTAACTAATGTTTAA
- a CDS encoding YdeI/OmpD-associated family protein, with protein sequence MENEVWLIYAKKSTGEKRIQYNDAVEEALCFGWIDSTNKTLDKDHTIQRFTPRQTKSSYSQPNKERLKWLVENNLIHHSFLKTVQEVISKEFVFPLDILDEIKKDKTAWENYNFFSDSYKRIRIAYIEGARKRPEEFTKRLTNFIQKTRDNKLISGFGGIDKYY encoded by the coding sequence ATGGAGAACGAGGTTTGGCTGATTTATGCTAAAAAGTCAACTGGCGAAAAACGAATTCAATATAATGATGCAGTTGAAGAAGCGCTATGTTTCGGTTGGATAGACAGTACAAATAAAACCCTTGACAAAGACCACACGATTCAACGATTTACTCCACGACAAACCAAAAGCAGTTATTCACAACCTAATAAAGAACGACTGAAATGGTTAGTTGAAAACAATTTAATTCATCATTCATTTCTTAAAACAGTTCAAGAAGTCATATCAAAGGAGTTTGTTTTTCCTTTGGACATTTTAGATGAAATAAAAAAAGATAAAACAGCTTGGGAAAATTATAACTTTTTTTCAGACTCCTACAAGCGAATACGAATTGCATACATTGAAGGTGCAAGAAAACGACCAGAAGAATTCACCAAACGACTGACTAACTTTATTCAAAAAACACGAGACAACAAACTTATTTCAGGCTTTGGTGGAATTGACAAATATTATTAA